In the genome of Bacillus thuringiensis, the window ACTAAAAGTCCATATGAAGAAAGAAGACCTAAAGCAATCAATGTTATCAGTAAAATCCAATAACGTCTTGCTTCCTTCTTAGACCGAAAAGCGCTAGCTGATCTACTTTCATTATGAAGGCTAGAATCGATTTCGACATTTTCTTTTTTTCTATATTCTAATGTGATCATCGTAGCCTCCTTGGTTTTCTTTGTCTCAATAAAATAGTAATAAACACGACTGCTCCCACTGTTGCAAGTATTAAAGAAACAGGTAATTCAAAAGGCTGTATAATTGTTCGAGAAATGATGTCACAGGCAGTTATTGATCCCATTCCGATCACACAAACCCAAGGTAAATTACTCCTAAGATCATCACCTCTAAACATTGAAACGATATTTGGCACAATTAATCCTAAGAAAGGTAAGTGTCCAATAACAGCTGCAACAATTCCAACTGCAACAGAGATAAGAGCAGTCCCAAAAAGAACAATTCTATTGTAATTAACTCCAAGACTTGTTGCGACATCTTCTCCTAGTCCAGCTAAAGTCAATCTATTAGCATACATAAAAATAAGAAAAGTAATGATAACAATCAGCCATAAATATTCATATCTTCCCACCTGAATGTTAGCAAATGAACCTACAAACCAAGTTTCAATACTTTGCGTCTTTTGAAAAAGGAGTCCTAAAAAAGTAGACACTGCAGAAATTACTGCTCCAAGCATCAATCCAATAATCGGAACAATTAAAGACGAACGAAGCTTAACTCTTCTTAAAAATAGAAAGAAAATCATAGTTCCTATAAAAGAAAAAATGATTGCACCAGTCATTCTTTGAACTAAAGTCGGGGCAGGAAATAATAAATACACAAAAAGCAGGCCTAAGCCTGACCATTCAATAGTCCCCGTTGTAGTAGGTTCAACAAAGCGATTCTGTGTAATGAGTTGCATTACGAGCCCTGCCATCGCCATCGCAGCTCCAGTAAGCATTAATGCAGCTGTTCTCGGAACACGAGTTATGAAAAACATCTCTGTCCCGTCCTCTTGTCCACGTATATCATAAACTCCAGTAAACAGTGATATAATCCCTAAAATTATAACAACTATAATCGCTATTATAAAAGGTTTTGTCCATAATTTATTGTGATTATAAAACTGGGGTTGAGAAATATTCTCAACCCTAGAAATTATATTTTTTGACACTGTTTCGTACTCCTTTACA includes:
- a CDS encoding ABC transporter permease codes for the protein MSKNIISRVENISQPQFYNHNKLWTKPFIIAIIVVIILGIISLFTGVYDIRGQEDGTEMFFITRVPRTAALMLTGAAMAMAGLVMQLITQNRFVEPTTTGTIEWSGLGLLFVYLLFPAPTLVQRMTGAIIFSFIGTMIFFLFLRRVKLRSSLIVPIIGLMLGAVISAVSTFLGLLFQKTQSIETWFVGSFANIQVGRYEYLWLIVIITFLIFMYANRLTLAGLGEDVATSLGVNYNRIVLFGTALISVAVGIVAAVIGHLPFLGLIVPNIVSMFRGDDLRSNLPWVCVIGMGSITACDIISRTIIQPFELPVSLILATVGAVVFITILLRQRKPRRLR